The Candidatus Zixiibacteriota bacterium genome contains the following window.
GACAAGTGCAACGAGGTCGATTTTCTGCTCGCTGGAAGTTGGAAGCTGTGCGTCGGTTGCTGCGGGGTGAGGATCTCGATGGGCTGTCCCGAGAGCTGGGGATAACGGCGGCTAGCCTTTCGGAGTGGCGGCAGAGATTTCTTTCAGCGGGCTCTGCGGGTTTAAAGATCCGGGAGAGGGATGCTCGGGACGATGAGATCAGTCGGCTTAAGGGTCTGATTGGTGAGATCACGATGCGCAACGAGCTTTTGCGGGA
Protein-coding sequences here:
- a CDS encoding transposase encodes the protein MSKRQVQRGRFSARWKLEAVRRLLRGEDLDGLSRELGITAASLSEWRQRFLSAGSAGLKIRERDARDDEISRLKGLIGEITMRNELLR